A single window of Fischerella sp. PCC 9605 DNA harbors:
- a CDS encoding class I SAM-dependent DNA methyltransferase, with amino-acid sequence MPEESFFWDAHFYDCFHAGKQYFFMSERKDVSLWLELASKYGDPVLELGCGTGRTAIPLAEAGFQVTGIDISDSMLEFARQKSSQVNWVKGDMCNFELDTQFPLITLPYFTFNILLQLEEAESCLACVRKHLQPGGKFAIDLLNPYPRYLNDVVHLAGKRILDCIFPNPQGGGSIIATSAREYNVEHQIATERLFYHIPGQEEVVEDIKIRLYFPQEIEMLLKYNGFKVESKLGDYQGNPFTPESLQQILVCEAC; translated from the coding sequence ATGCCAGAAGAATCTTTTTTTTGGGACGCTCATTTCTATGATTGCTTCCATGCAGGTAAGCAGTACTTCTTTATGTCTGAACGTAAAGATGTATCTTTATGGTTAGAACTAGCCAGCAAGTATGGAGATCCAGTTCTGGAACTTGGCTGCGGTACTGGTAGAACCGCCATCCCTTTAGCTGAAGCAGGATTTCAGGTAACAGGTATTGATATCTCGGACTCAATGCTAGAGTTTGCTAGACAGAAGTCTTCCCAAGTGAACTGGGTTAAGGGTGATATGTGTAATTTTGAGTTAGACACACAATTTCCTCTAATTACACTGCCATACTTTACCTTCAACATATTACTCCAATTAGAGGAAGCAGAATCCTGTTTGGCTTGTGTAAGAAAACATCTCCAACCAGGGGGAAAATTTGCGATCGATCTTTTGAATCCCTACCCTAGATATCTAAATGATGTCGTCCATTTAGCCGGAAAAAGAATACTAGATTGTATTTTTCCAAATCCTCAGGGTGGTGGAAGTATCATTGCTACCTCTGCCCGAGAGTACAATGTAGAACATCAAATTGCTACTGAAAGATTGTTTTATCACATTCCAGGACAGGAAGAAGTTGTTGAAGACATCAAAATTCGATTATATTTTCCCCAAGAGATTGAGATGTTACTCAAATACAACGGGTTTAAAGTTGAAAGCAAGTTGGGTGATTACCAAGGTAATCCATTTACCCCAGAATCGCTCCAACAAATTTTAGTTTGTGAAGCGTGCTGA
- a CDS encoding CHAD domain-containing protein, producing the protein MTLATKSKVENLGQYAYSAIQKHFKKTLKWETEVKKDKDPEALHQMRVGMRRLRTAVSRFAPAVDLPKVVSDKNVGKIARRLGNLRDLDVLKETLENFCQPDIPKKERQSLRTALDALGKQREDALIDVRSTLKDGRYKAIKQSLKDWLDEPSYQPLASLPMQEVLPDLLLPEVSHFLLHPGWLVGTQVKESEIVVLRDWEAEKVEQELATNGKILHSLRKQAKRIRYQMELFTDLYGETYTTYVAELKSIQDILGSIQDSTVLGEWLADVFESDFHAQLPTIATKVAENRYQMWQQWQPLQERYLQAEVRQKLHLTVLHPM; encoded by the coding sequence ATAACCTTGGCTACAAAATCTAAAGTGGAAAATCTAGGTCAATACGCTTACTCAGCAATTCAAAAACACTTCAAGAAAACCTTAAAATGGGAAACAGAAGTTAAAAAAGATAAAGATCCAGAAGCGCTACATCAAATGCGAGTGGGAATGCGTCGTTTACGCACGGCTGTGAGTAGATTTGCCCCAGCTGTGGATTTACCGAAGGTAGTGAGCGATAAAAATGTTGGTAAAATCGCACGTCGCCTTGGCAATCTCCGAGATTTAGATGTACTAAAAGAAACTTTGGAAAACTTTTGTCAACCAGATATACCTAAAAAAGAACGGCAATCTCTGCGAACAGCTTTGGATGCTTTAGGCAAACAACGTGAAGATGCACTGATAGATGTGCGATCGACATTAAAAGATGGGCGTTACAAAGCTATAAAACAGTCATTAAAAGATTGGTTAGATGAACCTAGTTATCAACCGCTGGCATCTTTGCCGATGCAAGAAGTATTACCAGATTTACTTTTGCCTGAAGTAAGTCATTTCTTGCTGCATCCAGGTTGGTTGGTGGGAACCCAAGTTAAGGAGTCTGAAATTGTCGTCTTGCGAGATTGGGAAGCAGAAAAGGTAGAACAAGAATTAGCAACTAACGGCAAGATTCTTCATAGTTTGCGGAAACAAGCCAAACGCATACGTTACCAAATGGAATTATTTACTGACTTATATGGTGAAACTTACACAACTTATGTTGCGGAACTAAAGAGTATTCAAGATATTTTAGGTTCTATACAAGATAGCACGGTATTGGGTGAGTGGCTTGCAGATGTCTTCGAGTCAGATTTTCACGCACAACTTCCTACCATCGCTACTAAAGTAGCAGAAAACCGCTACCAGATGTGGCAGCAGTGGCAACCTTTGCAGGAACGGTATCTACAAGCAGAAGTTAGACAGAAGTTGCATTTAACGGTACTTCATCCCATGTAA
- a CDS encoding DUF3616 domain-containing protein: MKDSCLLNQVLLTFTDSFIEHREDLSAVMLTPEKHLWFGSDETSTIERLSWIDANNFGEHKQFHVKEFIDLPAPEDEEIDIEGIEYSDRYLWFVGSHSWKRKKPKPDKSDAKNINRLTQVKSEPNRYILGRIPLVDGELWKTCPHPDNANVQLVAAKLEVTQQGNVLIEALANDPHLGCFIKAEIPGKDNGFDIEGIAVYQNRIILGLRGPVLRGWAMMLEIEVELSETGLLTLKPIAEAGSLYKKHFLFLNGLGIRDLHLDGEDLLILAGPTMDLDGPVQVYRLSGGIHLQEDVLYYPEYLQDIPYGNRNDHAEGITPYQDIAGMPSLLVVYDSPAKNRLVGEAGAIADIFKLGQ; this comes from the coding sequence ATGAAAGACTCATGTTTGTTAAATCAAGTTTTGCTCACATTTACCGATAGTTTTATAGAACACCGGGAAGACCTATCGGCTGTAATGCTGACACCAGAAAAGCATTTGTGGTTTGGGTCAGATGAAACTTCCACTATTGAACGTCTTTCTTGGATTGATGCCAATAATTTTGGTGAACATAAACAATTTCATGTCAAAGAATTTATTGATTTACCTGCACCTGAAGACGAAGAAATTGATATTGAGGGTATCGAATATAGCGATCGCTATCTCTGGTTTGTTGGTTCCCATAGCTGGAAACGCAAAAAACCTAAACCAGATAAATCGGATGCGAAAAACATTAATAGGCTAACCCAAGTTAAATCAGAACCAAATCGATATATTCTGGGACGCATTCCCCTTGTTGACGGTGAACTGTGGAAAACTTGCCCCCACCCCGACAATGCAAATGTGCAGTTAGTTGCTGCTAAATTAGAAGTCACTCAGCAGGGGAACGTGCTGATAGAAGCTTTGGCAAACGACCCTCATTTAGGTTGTTTTATCAAAGCAGAAATCCCTGGTAAAGATAATGGCTTTGATATAGAAGGTATAGCAGTCTATCAAAACCGAATTATTCTTGGTTTGCGCGGCCCGGTATTGCGGGGTTGGGCTATGATGCTGGAAATAGAAGTAGAACTTTCTGAAACAGGACTGCTAACACTAAAGCCAATTGCAGAGGCAGGAAGTCTGTATAAAAAGCATTTTCTGTTCTTAAATGGCTTGGGAATTAGAGATTTGCATTTAGATGGAGAAGATTTGTTAATCTTAGCAGGGCCAACAATGGACTTAGATGGCCCAGTGCAAGTGTATCGATTATCAGGTGGCATTCACTTGCAAGAAGATGTTCTGTATTACCCAGAGTATTTACAAGATATTCCTTACGGAAATCGAAACGATCATGCTGAGGGCATAACACCATATCAAGATATAGCCGGGATGCCCTCGCTGTTAGTGGTTTATGACTCTCCTGCAAAAAATAGGTTAGTGGGTGAAGCTGGTGCGATCGCAGATATATTTAAGCTAGGCCAGTAG
- a CDS encoding NIL domain-containing protein — translation MKKRVTLTFPKRAIQMPVTYRLAKDFNVAANIIRAQVAPNQIGKLVVELSGDIDQLDAAIEWMRSQNISVSHTLGEIVIDEDLCVDCGLCTGVCPTEALTLNPESYKLTFTRSRCIVCEQCIPTCPVQAISTNI, via the coding sequence GTGAAAAAACGAGTTACCCTCACCTTTCCCAAACGCGCCATTCAAATGCCAGTTACCTACCGACTGGCAAAAGATTTCAACGTCGCCGCTAATATTATCCGCGCCCAAGTAGCACCGAACCAAATTGGCAAGTTGGTAGTAGAACTGTCGGGTGATATAGATCAGCTGGATGCTGCGATTGAGTGGATGCGATCGCAGAATATCAGTGTTTCGCACACCCTAGGAGAAATAGTCATAGATGAAGACTTGTGCGTTGATTGCGGCTTGTGTACTGGAGTTTGTCCGACTGAAGCCTTAACCCTAAATCCCGAAAGCTATAAACTAACATTTACGCGATCGCGTTGCATCGTCTGTGAGCAGTGTATTCCCACTTGTCCAGTCCAAGCAATTTCTACAAATATTTAA